The Larus michahellis chromosome 9, bLarMic1.1, whole genome shotgun sequence genome contains the following window.
GTGCGGGAGGGATGCGGCGCCGGCGGGCCCCGCTCCCGGGGGTCTcccggcccagccccggggcGCACCGCCCAGCGGGCACGGCCCCGCCCGGGCACCTCCGCAACGGCGGCGCGGGCCCGGGCGCGTCCTTTCCTCGCGTGCGACTGCGGCGGGAGCCAAATCGGGATCCGTAACCCTCTTATCGGCTTAGCGCCGGCCCGCCCGGCGgtccggggggggcggcggcggcggcggcggcggggccccgccctccccgcccggACACCGCCGCGGACCCGCGCCTCAGCCGCTCCGCCGCTGCCGCTCGGCCCGCCGGGCTCCGCAgcgcccgccggcggcgggacggggccgcTGCCtgggaggcggcggaggaggagccgcgggggggggcgggggcggggccgggctgcccgcAGGGAGGgcggggcccgccgccgccgccgccgccgccgccctctgGTTCCGGCGGGCAGCACGTGAGCGGAAGCGCGGCGGCGGCGCACGTGAGCGgaagcgcggcggcggcggcgggatggCGGCGGAGGGCGacgtggagctggagctggagacgGAGCCCaacggctccggcggcggcggcgatggggcgggcgggcgcgcggcCGAGAAGCCGCGGAAGCACGACAGCGGCGCGGCGGACCTGGAGCGCGTCACGGACTACGCGGAGGAGAAGGAGATCCAGAGCTCCAACCTGGAAACGGTGCGGCgggcgggaccggggcggggaggggggccgAGCCGCGCCCTGAGCACCGCGCCTGCACGGCCGCCGCGGCGCCCCTCCCGGTGCCGGTGCTGCCGGGCGCGGCGCTGGCCCACCCGGTGCCGCGCAGCGCGGTGACTGCGCTCGTCCCGGCAGGCCATGTCGGTGATCGGAGACCGGAGGTCCCGGGAGCAGAAAGCGAAGCAGGAGAGGTAACGGCCCGTGCTCGCGTGGGGCGCTGGGGACCGACCGGCGGGTTCTGCCGGTCGTCTCACCGGCGGAGGCGGGAGGGAACCCTGccggtggggaggagggggacggcCGGCAGTCTCACCGGCGGTTTGTCTCTCTGTTGCTGCAGGGAGAAGGAGCTGGCAAAAGTGACCatcaagaaggaggacctggagCTGATCGTGAGTAGGGGGGGAAGCCGGGCGGGCGGTGGCGTGTCCCAAACCTCGTCTGCAGCCGGTGTCTGGTCACTGGAACCATGCCCAAGGAGGAGGCTGGTGCCCACTGGCCGACGGTGCCGGGcggcccccgctgctgccccgtGGCCTGGTCCCCGTGCCGTGCTGCGGCCGCTGCAGGGGCTGTGGCTGTTTCCCTGCAGATGACGGAGATGGAGATCTCGCGGGCAGCCGCGGAGCGCAGCCTGCGCGAGCACATGGGCAACGTGGTGGAGGCGCTCATCACCCTCACCAACTGAGCGCCGACGGGCACTCCCTCGCCGGAGACGCGGTGTGTGTTACCTTACCCAATAAAGGCACTGGTGGGACTGGGCTGTTGCTGTGGTCTGCATGGCGCCAGGCGCCTGCCCCTTCCCAGAGAGACTGGCAAGCAGGGCCGGGCCTGCGGCATCGTGCTGGCAGCACTGGACACCACTGTGACTGGAGTGGTACGAGGCGACCTGCCCCAACGCCGCGATGTGCCGCTCTTCCCACTTTTAACCTCGGACCCTCGTTCCAGAGCGCAGCGGCTCTCCCACGGGGAGCAGCTCCTGTCGCTCCACTGTCCCTGCTCATGTGCCAGCGGGTTTGGCAGGGGAACACTACATTGGCCCTTCCCGCCTCGGCAAGTCCAGCTGCACCAGCCCACCACGTCTCGCACGAAGGCACAGAACGGTTCAGCTGCGTTCCACAGACAACACGGACAGAATGTGTAAGAAAATGACCGCTTTAATCAAAATGACCCCACCCCTATGCACAGGTAGAAAAGCCAGGCCCTGCAGAGGCAGGGTGGGGAGATGGGGTCACTGCTGTCCCACACCAGAAAAGGGCCCAAACTGACAACGGGGAAAGTACAGGCGATAGGGAGATGCTGTGGACCAGACAGGTATAAAACTCCATTAATTCCTCCAAAAGCGGGTGTGATGGAGCCAGGGACGTTGCCttgctcctgcccagccctggcaggtgCTGCCGAGGCTCTCAGGTTGGCTGCAGGCCTGGCCAGCACGGTGTGGCCGTCCTCCACGGCACCAGGGCAGGGAGCCCACTGGGTCTCCACAGTGGGACACCCTGTCAACAGGGCAGGCGTGGCACAGGGGCACAAAGGAAGGGCTTGTCACCACACGAGTCCTGGCACAGTgctgtgtcccctctgtccctggccaggctcccagcagctggcagagaagtgccctcctgcctgctccctttAAGTGGTTTTTCGCTTCTTGGCGGAGGGTCTCTCAAAGACGTCCCGAACGCCCGCTGCTTTCTGCTTGAAGAACTTGGTGTTCTGCGCGCTCTCCTGGCCCCAAGCAGAGTCGAAGGAGGTGGTGTCCTGGTCCACCAAGTGTGTGTACTTTGTCCGCCCTGAACGCCCGAAGTTCTTGACCTGCGGAGCAGAGGAGCTCGTGAACAGCTGCTcaggggggatgctgggaccCACAGCTCCCCCACCGAGGAATCACATCCCCTCAGTGTGGCATGCAGAGCGGGTACCCTGCAGCCAGTGCACCCACCTGCATGACTTTGGGCAGGATGGTCTTGTTGAAATGGTCCTCGAGGGTCGGGGCACTGAAGTCCCTCTTGTACACCTCCTCGTCTTCATCCTGCAGCAGAAGGACACACATGCTCAACCCACAAGTTTCCAGCAAGTGCCAGCAGCAGGCAGTCAGGGAGAGACACCAGAAGCGCATtttgctgctctgccagggcCTGCCATGCTACTTGCAGCCCTATTAATCTACTGCTGAAGGTGGGTGACACAAGCGCTGTCCCCCAGCTGTCCCTGGCAGCCACCCTCGCATCCCCTTAGGCCACTCCTCCAGAACCTGGGCCATAGCCCACACGGAGCTGGCTCAGTTCTGTCAGGGTCCATTGGTccaaacacccccagcccccgggcACCGCTGCTGGCTCCCCGCAGGAGGAAGTCAGCCCCGCACAGCCCTGCTGGTGCCCAGGCCCTCGCAGCACCACTCACCATGAAGAAGGCGCCGCGGTGGTAGTACTTCTGCAGGAACTTGTATTTGCCCTTCACTGCCTTGTTGGTGATGACCTTGCCGTTGGCCCGAAGCTCAGCACGGCGCTCCTCCTCCGTCAGGTTCCGCATGCGCTCGATCTCCGCCTTCTCCTTCtccatgctgggcaggagagaaaCCCCTGAGACCCTGCAttcccccagcaccctcctgggAGAGCCGCTGTCACCAGCTGCCGTCCGAGGGATTATACATTTACTGATTCCGCAGGGGACCAAAGGCACCCTGAGGCAGGACAGCCATGCTGCCGAAGGGAAGCCTGAGAAAGAGATGCCTCAACTGCCCATGGGCCTGCGGGGACTGGGTTGCGCGTTCTCAGCCTCATATCTACACAGACAATACTTACGCTTCTCGTTCTTCACGGTCCCGTTTGATACGTTTCAGCTCACGTACTTTCCAGGCTTCGTACTCCTCCTCGTCGTTCTCATCATCTGTATCAAGCGCATCCAGTGCTGCCAGCGAGCGCTtgttctcctccagctccttctttGCTTCCTCTTCTACGATCTGCAGCAAGGAACAAGCTAAGCCTGCTGCAGCCACTGCCCCGCAGCCACTGCCCCGCTCCCTGCGCGACCCCCAGCCCGCCCCTTGGCACCTTGAGGGTGTACTTGCGCCTCTCCTCCGCCATCCTCTTtgcctcctgctccagctccttctgctTCAAGGCTTCTGCTTCTCGCTCCTGAACTGTGATCCGGTCCTTCCTGCAGGCAGGAACCGCAACAGCCTTCAGCCCTTCTGTGAGCCAGCGCAGCTGCCTGGCTCCTCACAGACCTCCCCCATCATGCAACGCAGCCGCTTTCAGCCTTCTCTCTCTCCAAGGACAGGCCGAGTCCCAGAGCTCTCCCCTTTCCAGCATTGCCCACACTGAGGCTACCACGCTGTTCCCCTACGGCTGCAGGCACGCATGCGAGCGAAGGGAGACCAGGCCACCAGCTGTGGGGAACGGCCCGCTGATAGCTTCCCTTTGCCACCATACGGCACCTGCCCGAGGGCTCTGGTCAGACCCTGCTGCAACTTTGACCCACAGCCTGATCCTGCAGCGACTGATGCAGCTGACAAGGGGCTGTCGGTGCTGGGATCGCCCCTCACTCCCTCCGGAGGAGGTGAACCCCTGCCCCACAACGAGGAAGAGGAGACCACAGCAGCAGTGTCTGTGTGGCCGCTGCCTCCTGTATCCTGCCCAGAGCTGACCCGCACAGCTGTGTCACCCACTTGCGGATGAAGACAGGTTTGAGACGCGGCTCCATTTCATCCTCGCTGTCTGTGTACTCCTCATACTCAGATTCTGACTCGGACTCTTCTCCGGATCGACCCTCATCTTCCAACTCCATCACTTCCATCTCCTCCGTTTTCCTCTCCTGTGCTCGCTGACGCATCATCCCACGCCGACGCTCAATCTCCTAACAGAGACAGACACAGAGGAGTCAGGTGACCAGCCCTGCTACCGCTTCCCTCTTGCTTTCCTGTATAAGAAGTGCTGGCGATGAGATAATACGCCCGTCCCTCTGGATGCAGAGTGGCCTCTCCCGGTGTCCCGTCCCATGCAAGAGTACAGTAACCCACAAGTTAAATCACGGCCAGTTGTGACACTTGTCCAGCTCCACCACACAGCCCACATGTCCGTGCAAATGACAGTTCCAACCTGTGTCATTCAGGGGCTTCCCTGGGCCCATTACTTGGCTTTGCAAGCGCACCTCATCATCgatctcttcctcttcctcttcgcTGGTGTCCTCCCGCTCCAGGCGCCAAGCTTCCCCCTCCACCTCTGAATCACTTTCTCCAACCACTTCAGGCTCCACGATTTTACGGTGTCTTGCCAGCCTGCAACAGACCCCAGTTAAAGAATGTCACTTCAAATGCAAAGAGGCTGCATAAAGTTGACTGTTCATGACTCATTCCTAACAAGGCACTGGTAAATGCTGGAACCGTCGAGTGTGAGCAGACCCCACACGTTCTTTCCCAGGAAGCTCCCTGATGACCCCAGCACTCACCGCTCCTCCACATCTTCCGCGATGCGGTTCTGGAGGCGCCGGAGCCGGGGGTCGTTGGCgagctcctcctcctgctcctcggGCTCCACCTCCTGCTCCTTCGCCTTCTTGATGAACTGGaactcctcatcctcctcctccgaggACTCCATGGGTGCATAGTCAGGCCGCTTTCCCGACACGTACCGCTTCACCTTCACCTTCTCCATGGAGAGCTCGCCTGCAGGAGCCCGGGCCGTCACCGGGGGCCCCGCGACCGGGCCCGCGTCCCCCCGCCACCAGGGCTGGGATGgtcccggccgcagcccccccacTCACCCTTCTCGTTGCGGACGGGCACGGCGCCCGCCGTGGACTGGATCGGCGGCTGCTTCATGAGGGCGCTGGGGACCGACATggtggcggtggggctggggacgggacgggacggcccGGGACAGGGTAGAGCAGCAGCCGCTAACAACGTCTCCTCGCAGCCGTCGAACCGGAACCGGAATCGCACTCTCACTTCCGCCGGAAGGGGAATCTTCCGCGGCGTCTGACCGGACGTGACGCTCGGCGCGGCGGTCGCTTCCGGGCCGCGGAGAGAGGCCGCAGCCGCACGGGTCCCTCGCGCGGTGGGGCAGAGTCCGGGTAGCACCGGCTGGGGCTCCCGCTGCTCGGGCGGAGGAGCCCACCTCTAGACCCGGTCTCCAGACCCGGTCTCCGGCCGCGTCTGCCCGGTGCCGTGACGGCCGGGGCTGCTGGCTCTGGGGCCCCGGCCGTCGCCTGTTGCCCCTCCCTGGTACGGAAGTGTTTcgtgcggggctggggtgggagtgACGAACCGCAGAGGCTCGTACGGCCGCCTGGGCGCCGTCTGTTCGGCGCCCCCGGCGCCTTGCTGGGCGGCGGGGCGCGCCCTGCGCCCGACGGACACCGTCGGTGCGCAGCAGGGCCCAGTGGCAGAGCTGCCGGTGGGTCTGCACTGTGCCCGCCACGGGTGCAGCTGCTTTGGGGTGGAGCTGGAGCTCTGGCTCTGAGCCCCTGCTCAGCTCTGAGCCCCAGCCGTCCCACCCTGCCCACAGAGAGCTGGCCCCATCCAGCCCCAGTGCTGCCACTCAGGTCCCCATCTCCGGGGCAGCGAGGACAAGTGGCCCCTGTGCAGCTACGTATCCCACTGCAGCCGTTGGCACGGCCAGTGCCGggtggcagggctgctgctgcagcaggacctTCCCGCCACACTGCATTGCATGGCTGGGGCATCTCCTGGGATTCCCAGTAGCACTGGCGAGGTGACGGTGGCAGCATGTGTGTCGGGAAGGGCTGGGGCCATGGCTGCTTCATGGCCGGCATCGGGGGTTTTCTGTAAGCAACTGGGTGCTGCCCACGTCAGCCTCCGAGAGGTGTGAGGTTTCACAGAGGAAAGTCGAGTGCAGAGCTGGGAGCGATTGGCTTGCGTGAGTTGCCCCTGCCCTGGTATCCTGCCACAGAAGATAAGAATTCTCTTGAAGTTGGGCAAAACTGTGTCACAAACCACCGCAGCCACGTCTGCCGTCCTGTGTCACCTTCTCACAAGAAAGGAAGAGGTTTTGTCTTCCGGGAAGGCAACCTGCCAGCACTCTGCACAGGGGAATTTGGGAAGCAGAGGGGCCAGAGCTGTGCTTTAACCCTGTGCTGCCGGTGCCTGCCCTGCGCTCACCGGAGCAGCTGCTCTCGTGGCCATGCTGTGGGGGCTGTGTGAGGCCAGGCCAGCGCCGGAGGTGGCAGCCAGGAAGCACCAAAGCAAGCGTGCAGTTCCAGTTGGTGGGTCAGTGCTGGAGCACGATCCCAAAGGACGTGCAGACAATTCAATTCTTTTCGGTGTCCTGGGCTGGGATGTGTCCTCCTGGGGGGATCTCATTCAGCTGGTGTTGGGCTGCGCAGACCTGATGCTCGGCAGCCATACCATCCCTGCTCTGggcccagctctgctggggtgggaggtccTTGCGGTGGCACCAAGGCAGGCTCTCTGCTGGGGGACTCTCCTCTTGCCCTCAGCACCTCTGTGGGCTGGGATCCACTTGGGTCACTGTGATCCTGCTAGGCTGCAGGCGGGGGACAGCTGGGACCCAACCCCTCACAGTGTGGGCTGGCTGCGCCCGGCTGTCCTGGGCTCAGTCCTTGCTGTGGCGCGGGGGGAAGGCTCTCCGTGCAGTCTCAGGAACTGCCTCAGATGGCCCCATTtctgccccaggcagagctgtgggctCTCTTCAGGGTGCCCCTGCGTCAGTGTGTCcttgcagcagctggaggagctgggacagccttgccagagctggtcagggaggagGCACGCGGTGCACAGCTGGGCCCTGGTGCTGCAGGGCCCCCATGTGCCCTGTAGCTTGTGGTTTGCCTTAGAAACTGGGGCATGGTCCTCCCTGGCCTTGCCCATGAATAAGCAAGAGCTCATTCGGGTGTTTCTGGCCTTTACACCCAGACGACAATTAGAGCTCCAGCTCTGCAGTTGATCATCTGATGAGATGTTAATCTTGTGGGTTATCACAATGCGTTCCCACCTAATGGGTCCTGTGCCACCGCGCAAGGAGCGAGCTTCAACATATGGCTCGGTGAAACAATTATACACACCAGTTTAAGGGAAGCTTGGGAGCTGCACACAAAGGACATAATGTCCTGTTCAGGTGAAGCAAAAGTAAAGACCTCAGCAAACAGGGAAATGCTTTCACAGCCTGGCTGAGTTCTGTGACCGCAGGCGTTGGAGGCCCTGGCAGGAAGCGGCCCTTGGCCTGTGACGTGTCCCCTCAGCCCCGTGTCCCTTCGAGAGGCACAGCCAAGCTGGAGAAACCAAATGGCAGCATTGCCCGAGGTGGTGTGGCGGGAGCCACAGGGGGACTTGTCCCTACAGGCGAAGGGGCAGGAGGTGTCCCCAGGCAGGGCCCTGCAGCGCCCATCATGGCGGGAGTGTATGGGGGTGTCGTGGCTCTGCACTTGCCCTTACCCAGTCCCTTGGGGCTGCCACAGACGGGGTGCCAAGAGCCACTGCAGCCaaaggcagccccagccctggtgtTTTCTGCATGCGTGTACTTGTGTTCCTGCGCGTCACCTGCGTGGAGCCCCTGAGTGCCGCAGGCACCTTACAGTGCTCGGGCTGGGCGAGGAAGTCCCTGCAGCTGCACAGCTGCAGTCGTCAGGGGACAACGATGGCAGGGTGTGGCGCGGCGCAGCCATGCTGTGGCAGACTGCGGGTCGATACCTTGGCAGCATTACGGCTGCTGCTGGCACAGTCAGAGGCAGATAAAGTTACAGAACCACCCCGAGCCGCTGCTGTTTGTGTCTGCGGCTGTACTGCAGGACAAGGTCAAGGTGTTTGGGCTGGGCCTTGAGTCCCCCGCGTGTGACCACAGTGGGATGTTGTGTCTGGGAGCGTGGCTATGAATAGAGCCTCTGGAGCCAGCGGGAACCTGTGAAGTGTGGCTCCCCACTGGGCCACGGCCGTCCGGCTCGGGGGGCACCGGGCCCTCCCCAGGAGCCTGCCGGTAGCAggtgaggggagggcaggggagcagaggggctggagagatGCCAGGGAAAGGGGACTGTGGCCGCAGCTTCGGGAGAGGGCACAGGAGAGGGGCTGTGGAAACgcatctgcagcacagcagaggggctgtgggctCGCCCTGCGCTAGCACGGGGGACGGAGCGGGTCGCTGTGCTCCAGGTAAACATTGTTATTGATTTGGTTCCTCAGGATGTCCTCTGCCTGCCCTTGCTGTCGTCAGGGCCCTCTCACCGTTCCTCCGCTGGTTCCCCACTCGCTGTTCTGCCTTCGCCGCAGCACggtggctgctggggagcagcactgcCGCCCGCGGTCCCACTGTGCCCCCGAGCTCCCCCCGGCTGGGGGTGCCTGCAggcgggggggcagccccactgcTGCTCTGCCGCCCGGAAAGCTTGAGCAGATGGGCAGTTGCATCACTGTGGGAGCTTGTGCAATCTCTGCAACCCGAAAGCCAAAAATTGACCTGATTTTTCCATGAAAGTAGGTTTCTATTGATCGCTGTGCGCTGCCGGGCCACGCCACATAGTGTGCTTGGTGCGGAGGAGCATGGGGGGGTCTCCCCCCGGCCGCAGTGACTGGTTTGGCCCCCGTGCCTACAGCGTCGGCcccaggggacgtggggggccGTCGTCTGGCTGGGCACACCTCGCGGGGAGCTGCCGGTGCACTGGGAGTCACAGCCCACTCCGGGCCATCTCCTGGCATGTGCCGGTGCCTCCAAGCGATGGCCCCTAAGTCACTTTGGTATCCCAGAGGAGGGTTGGCGGTCCTGGCAGCTGCGGCTGCGGTAGCTGCCTCACCCCCTTGCTGCCCCACAGGCAGTGGCCGAGGAGAGGGATCCTGAGCAGCCCTGTGAGGTGTGGGGGAACAGCAGCCCTTCAGAGCCAGCCTGGcgccctgctctgctgcatctGCAGCCACCCCCTGGTCCACTCGTGGCCTTGTCCTGCAGCCAGGTGCTTCCCCGTCACAGGCGTTGTCTTTGGCAGGGCCACGGGGTCAGCGCTCGCCTCCAAAGCCAGTGTTTTATGTAAGAGAGAGGTGCTTCCTGCATGCCTGCCCCGCGGCACCAAGATAAGCCCATGGTGACAAGGGCCCTTTGTCAGCACCTCTCCCCCGGTGCCATGTCACAGGGGCCAGGTGCAACAGCTTGTCACCTGCCGCCAGCGCTAAGTGAGGCCTCTGAAGATAAGgttggcggggggcggggggggatgcaggggcaggCCCCCTGCCTACTGCCCTCCCTCCACCACCGGGCCAGGGTCCAGCCCAGGGCCTGCCCCCTGTACCCCCCATATATGTTCTTGGGGCACTGCCGGCTCGGCCACACAcccggggctgtggggctggccaGGGCTCCGGCTGCCAGGGACGAGTCCCGacctggctgcagcagggcaggggtgaGCGCTGCACGCCCGTGGGGCGCCGGGACCCCCGGACTGCCTGTCgggacaggggctgcagggggtgggCCTGGGGTTACCGTGGCCCCCGCGGCAGCTCGTGGGACCAGTATGAGGGGcctgcccagccggagctgccgCCGGCAGGTGTCTGCCCCGCAGAACTAACCCAGTTTCACAGAGAAACCTGCCCTGTGCCAGATTTTCTGGGCTGTTCTCAGCATCTCAGTTACCAAGGTGACTGTTTCCTGTGCGATTGCTAATGCTTCATGATCTCAATCATGATAGCTGAGGGACTTCCTTTTCTCTGTAAGGAGCTGTAGGACCCgctcctccccggggctgcccagaCCCCTTCGGAGGTGCGGAGGATTCAGGTCAGTTTGggttctgctgctgttgttttttgcTCTTGACCCAGCTTTTGTGTTGCTCTTGACCCAGCCCTGCGCACGCCAGCGACAGAGTGTATTGTTTTTTACGAACGACCGAAGCTGAGATGAAGCGCAATTCCCTTCTCACCTTTTCTCCTTGGTGGAAGTCTCTCTCCTGAAACCTGAAACTGGGCTGATGGGTTTTCCTTGTGTTGCTGCTTTCCAGACAGTTTCTCCGtcaggctgctgcctgctggccgggggctgagcccccgggTACGGTCTGTGCAAGGAAGGGAGGTGCCGCTGCTGTGGGCCTGGCTGAGGAACCCCCTGGCTGGGGTGAAAGGGGCTGGTCTGGGTGGGCTTGTGTCCCGCCGGCCCCTGGTCACAGAGCGACCCGCCGTCTGCTGCGCTGGGTGTGTGGGGACGCGAGACGGGGTGTCTTTGGGGTGCCCTTCTCTGCGGGTGCCGGAACACCCTGGTCGGTGCCGGGGGCCATGGTGGGGTCTGGGCTGTTGCAGGGCAGATCCAGGTCTCCCGTTTGAGCGGGTACGGGCAGTCTCCGGTGGGCACGGGCAGCCCCGGGTGGGCAGTCAGTCCCGGGTGGGCACGGGCAGCCCCGGGTGGGCACGGGCAGCCCCATGCCGGGACGGGGGAGAGGCTGTGCTGAGCCCCGGGCCGTGCCCGGTGTCGGTGGCGGGTGGGTGtccccgggccgggccgagggGGAGCAGCCCCGGTTCTCGCGGTGCCCCGGGGAGTGCCCGGGTGCCCCGGGCCCAGcacgggcagcggggccggggccgggcgccgcGGCGGGTCGCGGGTCGCTCGGCGGCGCCggtgcggcggcggggcgggcggggcgggcggcggtgaCGGCATCCGGCGGCgcccggcggagcggcggccgcgccgggccgggccgcgccgtgcggggccgagcggggccgagcggggccggtcggcgggcgcggggcggggcgggcggcgctgaCAGCTGCGCGGCGTAAACaagcggccccgccgccgccccggccgcccctgCCTGGGCCGGGCCCGGCTccggggcgggcgctgcgggcGCCCCGCGGCGTGACGCGGCGGCGCCGACAGacgggcccggccggcggcgggacgggagcGGGCAGGCCGCGCGGTaagggcgcgggggcggcggtgCGGACGCGTCCGGGGACGGGCTCGGCCCGCCGGCGCCGGCGGTTTGAcagccggggcggccccggccgggcgggaccccgggaggcggcggcggggctggggccggccgGGTGCGCCGCGGCCGTTGGGCAGCCACGGGCTCGGGGCGCTGCTCGGCGCCGCGGGGCGaagtctgtccgtctgtctgtccgtccgtc
Protein-coding sequences here:
- the MFAP1 gene encoding microfibrillar-associated protein 1, coding for MSVPSALMKQPPIQSTAGAVPVRNEKGELSMEKVKVKRYVSGKRPDYAPMESSEEEDEEFQFIKKAKEQEVEPEEQEEELANDPRLRRLQNRIAEDVEERLARHRKIVEPEVVGESDSEVEGEAWRLEREDTSEEEEEEIDDEEIERRRGMMRQRAQERKTEEMEVMELEDEGRSGEESESESEYEEYTDSEDEMEPRLKPVFIRKKDRITVQEREAEALKQKELEQEAKRMAEERRKYTLKIVEEEAKKELEENKRSLAALDALDTDDENDEEEYEAWKVRELKRIKRDREEREAMEKEKAEIERMRNLTEEERRAELRANGKVITNKAVKGKYKFLQKYYHRGAFFMDEDEEVYKRDFSAPTLEDHFNKTILPKVMQVKNFGRSGRTKYTHLVDQDTTSFDSAWGQESAQNTKFFKQKAAGVRDVFERPSAKKRKTT
- the HYPK gene encoding huntingtin-interacting protein K, producing MAAEGDVELELETEPNGSGGGGDGAGGRAAEKPRKHDSGAADLERVTDYAEEKEIQSSNLETAMSVIGDRRSREQKAKQEREKELAKVTIKKEDLELIMTEMEISRAAAERSLREHMGNVVEALITLTN